A stretch of the Peromyscus leucopus breed LL Stock chromosome 10, UCI_PerLeu_2.1, whole genome shotgun sequence genome encodes the following:
- the Hsd17b13 gene encoding 17-beta-hydroxysteroid dehydrogenase 13: MHIVLELLLLVGIIIYSYLESLVKFFIPRRRKSVAGQTVLITGAGHGIGRLTAYEFAKRKSRLVLWDINKRGVEETAAECRKLGAIVHVFVVDCSNRMEIYNSVDQVKKEVGDVEIVVNNAGAIYPADLLSTKDEEITRTFEVNILGHFWIIKALLPSMLRRNSGHIVTVASVCGHGVIPYLIPYCSSKFAAVGFHRALTAELETLGKTGIKTSCLCPVFVNTGFTKNPSTRLWPVLETSEVARSLIDGILTNKKMIFVPSYISISLVLEKFLPERALKAISRIQNIQFEAIVGHKTKMK, encoded by the exons ATGCACATTGTCCTAGAACTTCTCCTGCTGGTAGGCATCATCATCTACTCCTACTTGGAGTCACTGGTAAAGTTTTTCATTCCCCGGAGAAGAAAATCTGTGGCCGGACAGACTGTTCTCATCACTGGGGCTGGACACGGAATAGGCAGACTGACTGCGTATGAATTTGCAAAGCGGAAAAGCAGATTGGTCCTGTGGGATATCAATAAG cgcgGTGTTGAAGAAACTGCAGCCGAATGCCGGAAACTGGGGGCCATTGTGCACGTGTTTGTGGTGGACTGCAGCAACCGGATGGAGATTTACAACTCTGTGGATCAG gtaaagaaaGAAGTGGGTGATGTAGAAATCGTGGTAAACAATGCCGGGGCGATATATCCAGCTGACCTTCTTAGCACCAAGGATGAGGAGATCACCAGAACCTTTGAGGTCAACATCCTAGGACATTTTTGG ATCATAAAAGCACTTCTTCCATCGATGCTAAGAAGAAACTCTGGCCACATTGTCACAGTGGCCTCAGTATGTGGCCACGGAGTGATTCCTTATCTCATCCCATATTG CTCAAGCAAGTTTGCTGCTGTTGGCTTCCACAGAGCGCTAACTGCAGAACTTGAAACCTTGGGGAAAACTGGTATCAAAACTTCATGTCTGTGCCCTGTGTTTGTAAATACCGGCTTCACCAAAAACCCAAGCACAAG GCTGTGGCCTGTATTAGAGACAAGTGAAGTTGCAAGAAGCCTGATAGACGGAATACTTACCAACAAGAAGATGATCTTCGTCCCATCCTATATCAGTATTTCTCTAGTACTGGAAAA gTTTCTTCCTGAACGTGCCTTAAAAGCTATAAGTCGTATACAGAATATTCAATTTGAAGCAATTGTGGGccacaaaaccaaaatgaagtAA